From a region of the Deltaproteobacteria bacterium HGW-Deltaproteobacteria-18 genome:
- the trpB gene encoding tryptophan synthase subunit beta — translation MSRISDMLPRHFGPYGGRYVPEMLVPALEELEQGYLKYKDDPEFTAELTDLYQNYCGRPTPLYFAENLTRELGGCKIYLKLEGLAHTGAHKINNALGQALLAKRLGKTKVIAETGAGQHGLASATVAARFGLECKVFMGEVDVRRQYPNVYAMKLLGAEVVPVTDGTRTLKDAVNATLKYWIQNLKDTHYILGSALGPFPYPVMVRDFQSVIGREARAQIMEREGRLPDHLVACVGGGSNSIGLFHPFLGENGIRFHGAEAGGRGPKIGDNAARFGGSPKVGIVQGYKSYFLQDESGQLQDTHSVSAGLDYAGVGPELAWLYDQNVVEFSPITDVKALDAFKRLTRLEGIIPALESSHAVARAIELAPTLPRDEIMIVNISGRGDKDIFITAMELDRENWIAFLENEVRHGK, via the coding sequence ATGAGCAGAATATCGGACATGCTCCCGCGCCATTTCGGTCCTTACGGAGGGCGCTACGTCCCGGAGATGCTTGTTCCGGCCCTTGAGGAACTGGAGCAGGGCTACCTGAAATACAAGGACGACCCCGAGTTCACGGCCGAACTGACGGATCTGTATCAAAACTACTGCGGCCGTCCCACGCCGCTCTACTTCGCCGAGAATCTGACCCGGGAGCTGGGCGGCTGCAAGATCTACCTGAAACTCGAAGGGCTGGCGCACACCGGCGCGCACAAGATCAACAACGCCCTGGGTCAGGCGCTGCTGGCCAAGCGTCTGGGCAAGACCAAGGTCATCGCCGAGACGGGCGCAGGGCAGCACGGCCTGGCTTCGGCCACGGTGGCCGCGCGCTTCGGCCTTGAGTGCAAGGTCTTCATGGGCGAGGTGGACGTGCGCCGCCAGTATCCCAATGTCTACGCCATGAAGCTCCTTGGAGCCGAGGTCGTCCCGGTCACCGACGGCACCAGGACCCTCAAGGACGCGGTCAACGCCACCCTCAAATACTGGATTCAGAATTTGAAAGACACGCACTACATTCTTGGTTCGGCTCTGGGACCATTTCCCTACCCGGTCATGGTGCGCGACTTCCAGTCCGTCATCGGCCGCGAAGCGCGGGCCCAGATCATGGAACGCGAAGGGCGCCTGCCGGATCATCTCGTGGCCTGCGTGGGCGGCGGCTCCAATTCCATCGGACTCTTCCACCCCTTCCTCGGGGAGAACGGCATCCGCTTTCACGGCGCCGAGGCAGGCGGCCGCGGGCCCAAGATCGGCGACAACGCGGCCCGCTTTGGCGGCAGTCCCAAGGTCGGCATCGTGCAGGGCTACAAGAGCTATTTCCTGCAGGATGAGAGCGGACAGCTGCAAGACACCCACTCGGTCTCGGCGGGCCTCGATTACGCCGGAGTCGGGCCTGAACTGGCTTGGCTTTATGACCAGAACGTCGTGGAATTTTCGCCCATCACGGACGTAAAAGCCCTGGACGCCTTCAAGCGCCTGACGAGGCTGGAAGGGATCATCCCGGCCCTTGAATCCTCCCACGCCGTGGCCCGGGCCATCGAACTGGCGCCGACCCTGCCCAGGGACGAGATCATGATCGTCAACATCTCCGGGCGCGGCGACAAGGACATCTTCATCACGGCCATGGAACTGGACCGCGAAAACTGGATCGCTTTTCTGGAAAACGAGGTACGTCATGGAAAATAA
- a CDS encoding 3-phosphoshikimate 1-carboxyvinyltransferase: MNPVIHIAAPSSKSLSHRTLICAALAAGESLLEGVLDSQDLTRTAQCLRLLGATIEPREDKLFVHGIGAATRADASEPVAMNVGESGTTCRLMAAVVTAIPGIYRFFGEGRMHDRPVSHLTDALTQQGVRVTFEEKDGYPPLIMSSPGLSGGEVTINLEQSSQYLSGLLLAAPLASEPTTIRLIGRSVASWPYVALTLDTMARFGVPVILERRILDDWQPCAHAEAAGLPPTDIRLVVHPAPYRAGSMRVEGDWSNASYFLAAGAVGVAPVRISGLNRSSAQGDRFMLEILTRMGARIEWADDAVTVFPSALHGTQVDMNACPDIVPTVAAMAAFATGETVISGAAHLTLKECDRIQGPVTELSKAGVNIEARPDGMVIRGNGGLLPRHADMCTYGDHRMAMSFTILELGGIGVHLDNPSCVAKSFPGFWDVWGKVRFGNGLGAAHES; this comes from the coding sequence ATGAACCCGGTCATCCACATCGCCGCCCCTTCATCCAAGTCCCTGTCGCACCGGACGCTCATCTGCGCAGCCCTGGCGGCAGGCGAGTCGCTCCTCGAAGGCGTGCTTGACAGCCAGGACCTGACCCGCACTGCCCAGTGCCTGCGCCTTCTCGGCGCGACGATCGAGCCCCGGGAGGACAAGCTCTTTGTGCACGGCATCGGCGCAGCGACGCGTGCAGACGCATCCGAACCCGTCGCCATGAACGTCGGCGAGTCCGGCACCACCTGCCGGCTCATGGCCGCCGTGGTTACGGCCATCCCCGGCATCTACCGCTTTTTCGGCGAAGGGCGCATGCACGACCGGCCCGTCTCGCACCTGACCGACGCCCTCACGCAGCAGGGGGTGCGCGTCACCTTCGAGGAAAAGGACGGCTACCCGCCCTTGATCATGTCCAGCCCCGGCCTTTCCGGCGGCGAGGTGACCATCAATCTGGAACAGAGCAGCCAGTACCTCTCGGGCCTGCTCCTGGCCGCCCCGCTGGCCAGCGAACCGACGACCATCCGGCTCATCGGCAGGTCCGTGGCCTCCTGGCCCTATGTCGCCCTGACGCTGGACACCATGGCCCGCTTCGGCGTGCCCGTGATCCTGGAGCGCAGAATCCTCGACGACTGGCAGCCGTGCGCCCACGCCGAAGCCGCAGGCCTGCCTCCTACCGACATCCGCCTCGTCGTCCATCCGGCGCCCTACCGCGCCGGATCCATGCGCGTGGAGGGGGACTGGTCCAATGCCTCCTACTTTCTGGCGGCCGGAGCCGTGGGCGTCGCACCGGTGCGCATTTCCGGCTTGAACCGCTCCTCGGCCCAGGGCGACCGTTTCATGCTCGAGATCCTGACCCGCATGGGCGCACGCATCGAATGGGCCGATGATGCGGTCACGGTTTTCCCGTCCGCGCTGCACGGCACGCAGGTCGACATGAACGCCTGTCCGGACATCGTGCCCACGGTGGCAGCCATGGCCGCCTTCGCCACCGGCGAGACGGTCATTTCCGGGGCCGCGCACCTGACCCTCAAGGAATGCGACCGCATCCAGGGTCCGGTCACGGAACTGTCCAAGGCCGGCGTGAACATCGAGGCCCGGCCCGACGGCATGGTCATTCGCGGTAACGGCGGTCTTCTGCCGCGCCATGCGGACATGTGCACCTATGGCGACCACCGCATGGCCATGAGCTTCACCATTCTGGAACTCGGCGGCATCGGCGTACATCTCGACAATCCGTCCTGCGTGGCCAAATCCTTTCCCGGATTCTGGGACGTCTGGGGCAAGGTTCGCTTCGGCAACGGCCTTGGAGCTGCGCATGAGTCTTAG
- a CDS encoding anthranilate synthase component I, whose amino-acid sequence MITLPQQGTWLPADTQTPISLYLTLVREKQGFLLESTEVDGRLGRYSLIGWDYRLILSCAGGKLDVQSYDPRLHGLKEFSGQDYVSGLRACLAELTVTGPENLGPLPAVTRSVCGYMAYNMGGIFEPALADRLPPEEARSIMVLPGKVILFDHLHHRCCYLTLDSTTNLNGCQRPSTPAPPVVGAITTTPSQDEFLRRVGRAKDLITQGEAIQIVLSTRFSAPFSGSAFELYRRLRQINPSPYTFFMSFGELTIMGSSPELLIRCEDGLLQLRPIAGTRVRGATEAEDQDLAEELLGDEKERAEHVMLVDLGRNDLGRIAAPGTVRVDKYMQVERFSHVMHLTSYLSAHLAEGLDAIDVLKAGFPAGTVSGAPKIRAMQIIADEEKLDRGPYAGGIGWIGLDQGQVNLDTGITIRSLWVENGQINWQAGAGLVFDSDPEKEWQECHNKARAILKAITSTGGGDDFTDRQL is encoded by the coding sequence ATGATCACCCTTCCCCAACAGGGCACCTGGCTGCCGGCTGATACGCAGACGCCCATCTCGCTGTACCTGACGCTGGTGCGCGAAAAGCAGGGCTTTCTCCTTGAGAGCACCGAAGTTGACGGACGGCTGGGCCGATACAGTCTCATCGGCTGGGATTATCGGCTGATCCTGTCCTGCGCCGGCGGCAAGCTCGATGTGCAGAGCTACGACCCGCGCCTGCACGGCCTGAAAGAATTCAGCGGCCAGGATTACGTGTCCGGACTGCGCGCCTGCCTGGCCGAACTGACCGTCACCGGACCTGAAAATCTGGGCCCGCTTCCGGCGGTGACCAGGAGCGTGTGCGGCTACATGGCCTACAACATGGGCGGCATCTTCGAGCCGGCCCTGGCCGACAGGCTGCCCCCCGAGGAGGCGCGTTCCATCATGGTCCTGCCGGGCAAGGTCATCCTTTTCGATCACCTGCACCACCGCTGCTGCTACCTGACCCTGGACTCGACCACCAACCTGAACGGCTGCCAGCGGCCGAGCACTCCGGCCCCGCCGGTCGTCGGGGCCATCACCACCACGCCCAGCCAGGATGAATTCCTGCGCCGGGTGGGCCGGGCCAAGGATCTGATCACCCAGGGCGAAGCCATCCAGATCGTGCTCTCGACCCGCTTCTCGGCCCCCTTTTCCGGCTCCGCCTTCGAGCTTTACAGGCGGCTGCGCCAGATCAACCCATCCCCTTACACCTTCTTCATGTCCTTCGGCGAGCTGACCATCATGGGCTCGTCTCCGGAACTGCTCATCCGCTGCGAGGACGGCCTCCTGCAGCTGCGGCCCATCGCAGGGACCCGCGTACGCGGAGCCACCGAGGCCGAGGATCAGGACCTGGCCGAGGAACTGCTGGGCGACGAGAAGGAACGGGCCGAGCACGTCATGCTCGTCGACCTTGGCCGCAACGACCTCGGGCGTATCGCCGCCCCCGGCACCGTGCGCGTCGACAAGTACATGCAGGTCGAACGGTTTTCCCATGTCATGCACCTGACCTCCTATCTCTCGGCTCACCTGGCCGAGGGCCTTGACGCCATCGACGTCCTGAAGGCCGGATTCCCGGCCGGGACCGTCTCCGGCGCGCCCAAGATCAGGGCCATGCAGATCATCGCGGACGAGGAAAAGCTCGATCGCGGCCCCTATGCCGGAGGCATCGGCTGGATCGGCCTCGATCAGGGGCAGGTCAACCTCGATACAGGCATCACCATCCGCTCCCTGTGGGTGGAGAACGGCCAGATCAACTGGCAGGCGGGCGCGGGGCTGGTCTTTGATTCGGACCCCGAGAAGGAATGGCAGGAGTGCCACAACAAGGCCAGAGCGATTTTGAAAGCCATCACAAGTACCGGAGGCGGAGATGATTTTACTGATAGACAACTTTGA
- a CDS encoding 3-dehydroquinate synthase II family protein, with amino-acid sequence MKKVLFSGVPFDKGEITLALESGVDAVIVEREHVAAVQALSKIPVLSAEDQPYILLSSKADEEEAVRLLNQGRDVILREGWEIIPVENILAQSDRLAVETASLDRARLAAGILERGVETVVVLPTAAGDLKTIVHELKLSQGTMEMETATVTAVTSAGLGHRVCVDTMSLLKSGQGMLVGNSSAFTFLINAETESNPYVAPRPFRINAGAVHAYAAMPGDRTTYLDELKTGTEVLIVGADGSTTLATVGRCKVEIRPMLLIEAECNGKKGTLFLQNAETIRMVRTDGRPVSVVDLKAGDKVLCRTDQAGRHFGMRITEEIKE; translated from the coding sequence ATGAAAAAAGTACTCTTTTCCGGCGTCCCCTTTGACAAGGGCGAGATCACCCTGGCCCTGGAATCCGGAGTGGACGCGGTCATCGTCGAACGCGAACACGTCGCCGCAGTGCAGGCCTTGAGCAAGATCCCGGTACTGTCCGCCGAAGACCAGCCCTATATCCTCCTGTCCTCCAAGGCCGACGAGGAAGAAGCCGTGCGCCTCCTCAACCAGGGCAGGGACGTCATTCTGCGTGAAGGCTGGGAGATCATTCCCGTGGAAAACATCCTGGCCCAATCCGACCGCCTGGCCGTGGAAACCGCCAGCCTCGACCGCGCGCGCCTCGCCGCCGGCATTCTGGAACGCGGGGTCGAAACTGTAGTCGTCCTGCCCACGGCGGCCGGGGATCTCAAGACCATCGTGCATGAACTCAAACTGAGCCAGGGAACCATGGAAATGGAAACCGCGACGGTCACCGCCGTCACCTCCGCCGGACTCGGGCACCGCGTCTGCGTGGACACCATGAGCCTTTTGAAATCCGGCCAGGGCATGCTGGTCGGCAATTCGAGCGCTTTTACCTTCCTCATCAACGCCGAGACCGAGTCCAACCCCTACGTGGCGCCCCGCCCCTTCCGCATCAACGCCGGAGCCGTCCACGCCTACGCGGCCATGCCCGGGGACAGGACCACGTATCTGGACGAACTCAAGACCGGCACCGAGGTGCTCATCGTCGGCGCCGACGGCTCCACCACCCTGGCCACGGTCGGGCGCTGCAAGGTCGAAATCCGGCCAATGCTGCTCATCGAGGCCGAGTGCAACGGGAAAAAGGGAACCCTATTCCTGCAGAACGCCGAAACCATCCGCATGGTCCGGACTGATGGCCGCCCGGTCAGCGTGGTCGACCTCAAGGCCGGAGACAAGGTGCTCTGCCGCACGGACCAGGCGGGCCGACATTTCGGCATGCGCATCACCGAGGAGATCAAGGAATGA
- a CDS encoding N-(5'-phosphoribosyl)anthranilate isomerase: protein MIKVCGMTRAEDVEFCDTLGIDLLGFIFHPGSPRNVTREWVASQKPGRALKTGVFVRQSVEEIRSIATGADLDLLQLHGGHTLEQCMALGPERVIKTMWPERYPTPERLASDMLLFAPVCRAILLDSGKSGGGHGKSLAPKDLQKLQCPHPWYLAGGLGPHNLTVMKTTGAAGFDLNSGVESAPGIKEHEKIRHALQLLRGKP, encoded by the coding sequence ATCATCAAGGTTTGCGGCATGACCCGGGCGGAGGATGTCGAATTCTGCGACACGCTCGGCATCGATCTTTTGGGTTTCATCTTTCATCCCGGGAGCCCCCGGAATGTCACCCGGGAATGGGTCGCCTCCCAAAAGCCCGGCCGCGCCCTCAAGACCGGAGTCTTTGTGCGCCAAAGCGTGGAGGAAATCCGGTCCATCGCCACCGGAGCGGACCTCGATCTGCTCCAGCTTCACGGCGGGCACACCCTGGAGCAGTGCATGGCCCTTGGCCCCGAGCGAGTCATCAAGACCATGTGGCCCGAGCGTTATCCAACGCCGGAGCGATTGGCCTCGGACATGCTCCTCTTCGCCCCGGTCTGCCGGGCCATTCTGTTGGACAGCGGCAAAAGCGGGGGCGGACACGGCAAGAGCCTCGCCCCCAAAGACCTGCAAAAGCTGCAATGCCCCCACCCCTGGTATCTGGCGGGGGGCCTTGGGCCACACAATCTGACGGTCATGAAAACCACCGGCGCGGCCGGATTCGATCTCAACTCCGGAGTCGAGAGCGCCCCCGGGATCAAGGAGCACGAAAAAATACGCCACGCCTTACAACTACTGCGAGGAAAACCATGA
- a CDS encoding prephenate dehydratase: MSASTQRLTEIRSQIDNLDEQLLGLLNRRAALSREVGQLKSDSLDIVFKPFREKEVLSRLNALSPGILPEDHLRAIYREILSSSRRLQQPQTVAYLGPEGTFTHLAGLEYLGRSMDFTPCPTLHDVFLTVASRKADLGVIPLENSLQGSVGQSLDLFLQYNVYIHAELFSRISHALLATNAELASVRTVYSHPQALAQCSGWLRTNVPQAVVVPTESTAAAAAQAEREGDGFAAIGHPRLVERYALKAVALDIQDLPDNWTRFLVIGPTPTVGSSRDKTSLLFTTPDRPGALAAILNLLADQGLNLTKLESRPLKGEKWKYVFFMDVECDLSQEQYENTMKHLTSLCHTMRVLGSYPTGPHLYGAGITQESP, from the coding sequence ATGAGTGCGTCCACGCAGCGCCTGACCGAAATCCGCAGCCAGATCGACAACCTGGATGAACAGCTTCTGGGCCTGCTCAACAGACGCGCAGCCTTGAGCCGCGAAGTGGGTCAGCTCAAGTCCGATTCCCTGGACATCGTCTTCAAACCCTTTCGCGAAAAGGAAGTCTTGAGCCGCCTGAACGCCTTGAGCCCCGGCATCCTGCCAGAGGATCATCTGCGCGCCATCTACCGCGAGATCCTGTCCTCCTCGCGCCGTCTGCAGCAGCCCCAGACCGTGGCCTATCTCGGTCCAGAGGGGACCTTCACGCACCTGGCGGGCCTTGAGTACCTTGGCCGCTCCATGGATTTCACCCCCTGCCCGACCCTGCACGACGTCTTTTTGACAGTGGCCTCGCGCAAGGCCGACCTTGGCGTGATCCCGCTCGAAAACTCCCTGCAGGGCAGCGTCGGCCAGAGCCTGGACCTCTTCCTGCAGTACAATGTCTATATCCATGCCGAACTTTTCAGCCGCATCAGCCACGCGCTGCTGGCCACAAACGCTGAGCTGGCCTCGGTCCGCACGGTCTATTCCCACCCCCAGGCCCTGGCCCAATGCTCGGGCTGGCTACGCACCAACGTGCCCCAGGCCGTCGTCGTCCCAACCGAGAGCACCGCAGCCGCCGCGGCCCAGGCCGAGCGCGAGGGCGACGGCTTCGCCGCCATCGGCCATCCGCGTCTGGTGGAACGCTACGCCCTCAAGGCCGTGGCCCTCGACATTCAGGATCTGCCCGACAACTGGACGCGCTTTCTGGTCATCGGGCCCACGCCAACGGTGGGCAGCAGCCGCGACAAGACCTCGCTCCTTTTCACCACGCCGGACCGCCCCGGAGCGCTGGCCGCAATCCTGAACCTGCTGGCCGACCAGGGGCTGAACCTGACCAAGCTGGAGTCCAGACCGCTCAAGGGTGAAAAATGGAAATACGTCTTCTTCATGGATGTGGAGTGCGACCTGTCCCAGGAGCAGTACGAGAACACCATGAAGCACCTGACCAGCCTCTGCCACACCATGCGCGTGCTCGGCAGCTATCCGACGGGCCCGCACCTCTACGGTGCAGGCATCACCCAGGAGTCCCCATGA
- a CDS encoding glutamine synthetase has product MPEFPIFNCKNSDDVVKAVREHKIELVQFWFVDVLGTLKSFQVLPGELEAAFEEGMGFDGSSLEGFCRIEESDMIAIPDPATFQLVTWRQTAAPIARMFCDILEPNGTPFAGDSRHCLKRNLQAAASKGYSFYVGPELEFFLFESSSSPKPLDAGGYFDAPPLDLAGDIRREIISCLRSMGIPVEYGHHEVAPSQHELALRYADALKMADTAITYRVVVKEIARQNGCYATFMPKPLYGENGSGMHVHQSLFKNGRNLFYDADGDHHLSREAKAYIAGLLKHCREFTAITNQWVNSYKRLVPGFEAPTNIAWARRNRSTLVRVPMYKPGKEAATRVELRSPDPACNPYLTFACMLAAGLKGIEENYTLPEPVEEDIYIMTTGQRRDRGIESLPGSLETALEAMENSALIREALGDHIFTKFLANKRVEWDQYRSQVTNYELEKYLPRL; this is encoded by the coding sequence ATGCCCGAATTTCCCATCTTCAACTGCAAGAATTCCGACGATGTCGTCAAAGCCGTGCGCGAACACAAGATCGAGCTGGTCCAGTTCTGGTTCGTGGATGTGCTTGGAACCCTGAAAAGCTTTCAGGTCCTGCCCGGCGAACTTGAGGCGGCCTTCGAGGAGGGTATGGGGTTCGACGGATCGTCTCTGGAAGGATTTTGCAGAATTGAAGAAAGCGACATGATCGCCATCCCGGACCCGGCCACCTTCCAGCTGGTCACCTGGCGGCAGACCGCAGCTCCCATCGCGCGCATGTTCTGCGACATCCTGGAGCCAAACGGCACCCCCTTTGCCGGGGACAGCCGCCATTGCCTCAAACGGAACCTGCAGGCCGCAGCGAGCAAGGGCTATTCCTTTTATGTCGGCCCTGAACTGGAATTTTTTCTGTTCGAGAGCTCGTCGTCTCCAAAGCCCCTTGACGCGGGCGGCTATTTCGACGCCCCGCCCCTGGACCTGGCCGGGGACATCCGCCGCGAGATCATCTCGTGCCTGCGCTCCATGGGTATTCCCGTGGAATACGGACATCACGAAGTTGCGCCCAGCCAGCATGAACTGGCCCTGCGTTACGCCGATGCCCTGAAGATGGCGGACACGGCCATCACCTACCGCGTGGTGGTCAAGGAGATCGCACGCCAGAACGGCTGCTACGCGACGTTCATGCCCAAGCCCCTGTACGGTGAAAACGGCAGCGGCATGCATGTGCATCAGTCCCTGTTCAAGAACGGCCGCAATCTCTTCTACGACGCCGACGGCGACCATCACCTGAGCCGCGAGGCCAAGGCCTACATTGCGGGGCTGCTCAAGCACTGCAGGGAATTCACGGCCATCACCAACCAGTGGGTCAACTCCTACAAGCGCCTGGTGCCCGGCTTCGAAGCCCCGACCAATATCGCCTGGGCGCGACGCAACCGCTCCACCCTGGTCCGCGTGCCCATGTACAAGCCCGGCAAGGAGGCCGCCACCCGCGTGGAGCTGCGTTCACCGGACCCGGCCTGCAACCCCTACCTGACCTTTGCCTGCATGCTCGCCGCCGGCCTCAAGGGCATCGAGGAAAATTACACCCTGCCCGAACCCGTTGAAGAGGACATCTACATCATGACCACCGGGCAACGCCGGGATCGCGGGATCGAAAGCCTCCCGGGCAGCCTGGAGACAGCCCTCGAAGCCATGGA
- the trpA gene encoding tryptophan synthase subunit alpha yields the protein MENNIDRVLRDATGIQLMTHVVGGYPNLDANADLIRLMARRGVKLVEIQIPFTDPLADGPTIMRANQAALDAGITPAHCFELCAALSKELPEVAFMFMTYANIPFAMGQEAFMAKASQSGASGLILPDLSWDEADGDYAGAAREQGLHPVMVISPDTKGPRLDAILSRASGLLYTTLKVGITGAGASLDQAGVDYVRNLKKKAGLPIAAGFGISSPEHVRMLDGLADVAVIGSHIINLMDSKGLAAVDEFLAACQE from the coding sequence ATGGAAAATAATATCGACCGGGTCCTGCGTGATGCCACCGGCATCCAGCTCATGACCCACGTGGTGGGCGGATACCCGAATCTGGACGCGAATGCCGACCTGATCCGGCTCATGGCCCGCCGCGGAGTGAAACTTGTCGAAATTCAGATCCCCTTCACCGACCCCCTGGCCGACGGGCCGACCATCATGCGCGCCAATCAGGCCGCTCTGGACGCCGGGATCACGCCCGCGCACTGTTTCGAACTTTGCGCGGCCCTTTCAAAGGAGCTGCCGGAAGTTGCGTTCATGTTCATGACCTACGCCAACATCCCCTTCGCCATGGGGCAAGAAGCGTTCATGGCAAAAGCCAGCCAGAGCGGGGCCAGCGGCCTGATCCTGCCCGACCTGTCCTGGGACGAGGCAGATGGCGACTACGCCGGAGCCGCACGCGAGCAGGGGCTGCACCCGGTCATGGTCATTTCGCCGGACACGAAAGGCCCACGTCTGGACGCCATCCTGAGTCGCGCCTCGGGCCTGTTGTACACGACCCTCAAGGTCGGCATCACCGGAGCCGGAGCCAGCCTTGATCAGGCCGGCGTTGATTATGTCCGAAACCTGAAGAAGAAGGCCGGCCTGCCCATTGCCGCCGGTTTCGGCATATCGAGCCCCGAGCATGTAAGAATGCTGGACGGTCTTGCCGACGTGGCCGTGATCGGCAGCCACATCATCAATCTGATGGATTCGAAAGGCCTGGCAGCCGTGGATGAATTTTTGGCGGCATGCCAGGAATGA
- a CDS encoding prephenate dehydrogenase/arogenate dehydrogenase family protein: MSLSQASQIVVIGAKGQMGARFVLSFREAGHFVTEFDQPMDLDALPDAVRKAALVLLCVPITAMKETVALVAPYLTQETILADICSVKVQPLHDMLTPTTTPVVGTHPLFGPHTLDAELRIAVTPGRDQSATDNLSNCFRDLGFAPFTTTADEHDKAMAYIQGLNFVTTIAYLCASPLENGIERFFTPSFGRRVEAATKMITQDAPLFSTMFEANPHSLEAVRMFRSYLNVAAGGDLELLSQKALWWWRKQHDPGGPAS; the protein is encoded by the coding sequence ATGAGTCTTAGCCAGGCATCTCAAATCGTGGTCATCGGCGCCAAGGGGCAGATGGGAGCGCGGTTCGTGCTGAGCTTTCGCGAGGCGGGACACTTTGTGACCGAATTCGACCAGCCCATGGACCTGGATGCCCTGCCGGACGCCGTGCGCAAGGCCGCCCTGGTCCTTTTGTGCGTGCCCATCACGGCCATGAAGGAGACCGTCGCCCTGGTGGCTCCGTATCTCACGCAGGAAACAATCCTGGCCGACATCTGCTCGGTCAAGGTCCAGCCCCTGCATGACATGCTGACCCCGACCACAACGCCCGTGGTCGGAACCCATCCACTTTTCGGCCCCCATACACTTGACGCGGAGCTACGAATTGCCGTAACTCCAGGGCGTGACCAGAGCGCGACCGATAATCTATCGAACTGCTTTCGTGATCTGGGATTCGCCCCCTTTACCACAACGGCCGATGAGCATGACAAAGCCATGGCCTACATCCAAGGACTCAACTTCGTGACCACCATCGCTTATCTCTGTGCTTCCCCTCTGGAAAACGGAATCGAGCGTTTCTTCACGCCCTCGTTCGGACGACGCGTTGAAGCGGCCACGAAAATGATCACCCAGGACGCCCCCCTCTTCTCCACCATGTTCGAAGCAAACCCGCACAGCCTCGAAGCCGTGCGCATGTTCCGTTCATACCTGAACGTCGCCGCGGGCGGCGATCTGGAACTCTTGAGCCAGAAGGCTCTTTGGTGGTGGCGCAAGCAGCATGACCCAGGGGGACCGGCTTCCTGA
- a CDS encoding indole-3-glycerol phosphate synthase, with protein sequence MLEKFRRAKQAEIDELIRLRDAGHRHVPHDGLRPEFGAALTRPGSSGIIAEYKRASPSRGDINLDVLPLQACRGYAEAGACALSILTESTYFKGGLGFLSEVAPLGLPLLRKDFIIHPLQVEATMATPASAILLIVRMFDDLDELAQLHALCLTNGLEPVVEIFDERDLDRAKEIGSTIIQVNNRDLDTLTTDLGRCLDMVRRKEDGEIWIGASGINTQEQVRELKAAGLDALLIGTAIMQHGDPGQGLAALTGGQS encoded by the coding sequence ATGCTTGAGAAATTCCGACGGGCCAAGCAAGCTGAAATCGACGAACTCATCCGCCTGCGCGACGCAGGGCACAGACACGTTCCCCATGACGGACTGCGTCCGGAATTCGGCGCGGCCCTGACCCGACCAGGGTCCTCGGGGATCATCGCCGAATACAAGCGCGCGTCCCCGTCCAGGGGCGACATCAATCTGGACGTTTTGCCCCTGCAAGCCTGCCGGGGATACGCAGAGGCCGGAGCATGCGCCCTGTCGATCCTGACGGAATCGACCTATTTCAAGGGGGGCCTCGGTTTTTTGTCCGAGGTCGCGCCACTGGGGCTGCCCCTGCTGCGCAAGGACTTCATCATCCACCCCCTGCAGGTGGAGGCGACCATGGCCACTCCGGCCTCGGCCATCCTGCTCATCGTGCGCATGTTCGATGATCTTGACGAACTGGCCCAGTTGCACGCCCTGTGCCTGACAAACGGCCTTGAGCCGGTAGTCGAGATATTCGATGAACGTGACCTGGACCGGGCCAAGGAGATCGGGAGCACCATCATCCAGGTTAACAACCGCGACCTGGACACCTTGACCACGGATCTTGGCCGCTGCCTGGACATGGTGCGGCGCAAGGAGGATGGAGAAATCTGGATCGGGGCCAGCGGCATCAATACGCAAGAGCAAGTGCGGGAGCTCAAGGCCGCCGGCCTGGACGCGCTTCTGATCGGCACGGCGATCATGCAGCACGGCGATCCCGGCCAGGGCTTGGCCGCGCTTACCGGAGGCCAGTCATGA